The following proteins are encoded in a genomic region of Pseudodesulfovibrio mercurii:
- the rpsU gene encoding 30S ribosomal protein S21, whose protein sequence is MPGVYFDENDNFDVSLRRFKKQVEKAGILSELKKRQHYEKPSVQKKKKKAAAKKRLAKKMRKIRSM, encoded by the coding sequence TTGCCCGGAGTGTATTTTGACGAAAATGACAATTTCGACGTCTCCCTGCGTCGCTTCAAGAAGCAGGTGGAGAAGGCCGGAATTCTGTCCGAGTTGAAGAAACGCCAGCACTACGAGAAGCCGAGCGTGCAGAAGAAGAAAAAGAAAGCTGCCGCCAAGAAAAGGCTTGCCAAAAAGATGCGCAAGATTCGCAGCATGTAG
- a CDS encoding endonuclease MutS2, whose translation MESRTFQVLEFPKILGALSGFAVSEPGASACLAIRPHDTLPAVRRAGTLFDQGAAWVRESGFRMRPFPEVGGIFPHLDSELAVLDQDALFALKVILDLARDARDSLSGFEERGFDVLRDELFAYPWPQKTVSGITRCLDAEGQIKDESSPNLLTVRQEIRAIHQRCTKRVKDFILQENMASAMQDEFMTISSDRYVLPIKANFKNKTKGIIHDYSQTGETCYFEPIFLVETNNKLQELKREERAEEYKVLQYLTSLVRQEGDAVRGAYDGLVTLDVLTAKVRLADAYNGRTIEVVEEGAPKLLKARHPLLALTDDAVHAVNIELLEGQRAMIVSGGNAGGKTVCLKTVGLIGLMAFSGLPVPAAEGSRLPLWDDIFVIMGDEQSLEENVSTFTAQIKYLRRVWDKVDDRSLFILDEFGAGTDPTQGAALAQAVIDSLLEKRATAFTATHFPALKAYAMATKGVRAASVLFDPSTKKPLFRLAYDQVGASIALDVAREHGLPAAILERAEKYLLLDGSDTSAVLDRLNAMAVKKEAELDAIEAEHARIEKKRATLEQKFEKERSKILKDVQAKAQEVVKQWKTERIGQKEARKKLHQARLRIEDIIPERKEEPVFSFADIVPGKKVSYPAWNKSGTVLEINEKKKQAKVDIGGVAMWVKAEHLGPADDPSWNARPAGPKLPAPSELVIEVDLRGRRADEALSELERALDDALRKGAGKMEIVHGRGTGALRREVHEFLKYYPAVESFTLAPEDRGGDGMTEVTLK comes from the coding sequence ATGGAGTCCAGAACATTCCAGGTATTGGAGTTCCCCAAGATTCTTGGGGCACTGTCCGGTTTCGCCGTGTCCGAACCCGGCGCTTCCGCGTGCCTGGCCATCCGCCCCCACGACACCCTTCCGGCCGTGCGCCGGGCCGGGACCCTGTTCGACCAGGGCGCGGCCTGGGTGCGCGAGTCGGGCTTCCGCATGCGCCCCTTTCCCGAAGTGGGCGGCATCTTTCCGCACCTGGACAGCGAGCTGGCCGTGCTCGACCAGGACGCGCTCTTCGCCCTGAAGGTCATCCTGGACCTGGCCCGCGACGCCCGCGACTCCCTGTCCGGCTTCGAGGAACGCGGCTTCGACGTGCTCCGCGACGAGCTCTTCGCCTACCCCTGGCCCCAGAAGACCGTGTCCGGCATCACCCGCTGCCTGGACGCCGAAGGACAGATCAAGGACGAAAGTTCCCCGAACCTGCTGACCGTGCGCCAGGAGATTCGGGCCATTCACCAGCGCTGTACCAAGCGGGTCAAGGACTTCATCCTCCAGGAGAACATGGCATCGGCCATGCAGGACGAGTTCATGACCATCTCGTCCGACCGGTACGTGCTGCCCATCAAGGCGAATTTCAAGAACAAGACCAAAGGCATCATCCACGACTACTCGCAGACCGGCGAGACCTGCTACTTCGAGCCCATCTTCCTGGTGGAGACCAACAACAAGCTCCAGGAACTCAAGCGCGAGGAGCGGGCCGAGGAATACAAGGTCCTGCAATACCTGACCTCCCTGGTACGCCAGGAGGGGGACGCGGTGCGCGGGGCCTACGACGGCCTGGTCACCCTGGACGTGCTCACGGCCAAGGTCCGGTTGGCCGACGCCTACAACGGCCGGACCATCGAGGTGGTCGAGGAGGGCGCGCCCAAGCTCCTCAAGGCCCGCCATCCGCTCCTGGCCCTGACCGACGACGCGGTCCACGCCGTGAACATCGAGCTGCTGGAAGGCCAGCGGGCCATGATCGTCAGCGGCGGCAACGCGGGCGGCAAGACCGTCTGCCTCAAGACCGTGGGCCTCATCGGCCTGATGGCCTTTTCCGGCCTGCCGGTCCCGGCCGCGGAGGGCAGCCGCCTGCCCCTGTGGGACGACATCTTCGTCATCATGGGCGACGAGCAGTCCCTGGAGGAGAACGTCTCCACCTTCACCGCCCAAATCAAATACCTGCGGCGGGTCTGGGACAAGGTGGACGACCGCTCCCTGTTCATCCTCGACGAGTTCGGCGCGGGCACGGACCCCACCCAGGGCGCGGCCCTGGCCCAGGCGGTCATCGACTCCCTGCTGGAAAAGCGGGCCACCGCGTTCACGGCCACCCATTTCCCGGCGCTGAAGGCCTACGCCATGGCCACCAAGGGTGTGCGCGCGGCCAGCGTGCTCTTCGACCCGAGCACCAAGAAGCCGCTCTTTCGCCTGGCCTACGACCAGGTGGGCGCGTCCATCGCCCTGGACGTGGCCCGCGAGCACGGCCTGCCCGCCGCCATCCTGGAACGGGCCGAAAAATATCTCCTGCTGGACGGTTCGGACACCTCCGCCGTGCTGGACCGTCTCAACGCCATGGCCGTGAAGAAAGAGGCCGAACTGGACGCCATCGAGGCGGAGCACGCCCGCATCGAGAAGAAGCGGGCCACCCTTGAGCAAAAGTTCGAGAAGGAACGCTCCAAGATCCTCAAGGACGTTCAGGCCAAGGCCCAGGAAGTGGTCAAGCAGTGGAAGACCGAGCGCATCGGCCAGAAAGAGGCGCGCAAGAAGCTCCACCAGGCCCGCCTGCGCATCGAGGACATCATCCCGGAACGCAAGGAGGAACCCGTTTTTTCCTTCGCGGATATTGTCCCGGGCAAGAAAGTGTCGTATCCGGCATGGAACAAGTCGGGCACGGTGCTGGAAATCAACGAGAAGAAGAAGCAGGCCAAGGTGGACATCGGCGGCGTGGCCATGTGGGTCAAGGCCGAGCATCTCGGCCCGGCCGACGACCCGTCGTGGAACGCCAGGCCCGCCGGGCCCAAGCTTCCGGCCCCGAGCGAACTGGTGATCGAGGTGGACCTGCGCGGACGCAGGGCCGACGAGGCCCTGAGCGAGCTGGAGCGGGCCCTGGACGACGCCCTGCGCAAGGGCGCGGGCAAGATGGAGATCGTGCACGGCCGGGGGACCGGGGCGCTCAGGCGCGAGGTGCACGAGTTCCTCAAGTATTATCCGGCGGTGGAGAGTTTCACCCTGGCCCCGGAGGACCGGGGCGGGGACGGCATGACCGAGGTAACGCTCAAGTAG
- a CDS encoding GatB/YqeY domain-containing protein, whose protein sequence is MSLSKQIDKDYIEAYKAKATVKVAVLRHLKTAIKNRMVEDKCQDLSDEIVLDLVAKQVKQRKDSFDQYTKAGRDDLARVEADELVALEVYLPKQLSDEELSAAIDKAIADVGAASMADMGKVMQAVLEAHKGQVDGKKASGLVRAKLS, encoded by the coding sequence ATGAGTCTGTCCAAGCAAATAGACAAAGACTACATAGAGGCCTATAAGGCCAAAGCTACGGTAAAAGTGGCCGTCTTGAGGCATCTCAAGACGGCCATTAAAAACCGTATGGTCGAGGACAAGTGCCAGGACCTGTCCGACGAGATCGTCCTTGATCTCGTCGCCAAACAGGTCAAGCAGCGCAAGGACTCCTTCGACCAGTACACCAAGGCGGGCAGGGACGACCTGGCCCGTGTCGAGGCCGACGAACTCGTCGCCCTCGAAGTCTATCTCCCCAAGCAGCTGTCCGACGAGGAGCTTTCGGCCGCCATCGACAAGGCCATCGCCGACGTCGGGGCCGCCTCCATGGCGGACATGGGCAAGGTCATGCAGGCCGTGCTCGAGGCGCACAAGGGACAGGTTGACGGCAAAAAGGCCAGCGGGCTGGTCAGGGCCAAGCTCTCCTAA